Below is a window of Nitrososphaerota archaeon DNA.
TGGATAAACAAGATAAAGTGCGGCTAGAGTTGCAGTTACTGCTAGGGCAAATAACATCTTTGAGAACGGCTTCAAGACAATCTTGGTTGAATTTTTGTTTATTTAAATTTAGCCTAGGCTAAATTTCTTAACCAATACTAACTTTTGAGGCTCCAATACCAATATAGAGGCTCAAAAAGAGGCATATGCATGATAAAAAAGTCTGTCCTGATCCTCTTTGTGGGCGGCGCACTAGTAGCAATCGGGATGGTGCTATCATATACTGGCGCATCAGTCATTTCTGGCCAAGTATCCATTAAAGAAATGCTAGTCAACGGAACGATACCCGCTACACTTGAAAAAGAGCTAGACCCGTCAGTGACAGAACAGGGTGCATTTGTAGTACGGGCAGAAAGCGAAGAGCGAACAAACCTAATCGCCACTGTGTATGGTCCGTTTGGAGAAGAAATTGCTTCAAAGAAGATAACCGAGGTTTCAACTGAGGATTATTTTGACATTGAATCCAAGGGGGCATACAAGCTCGAAATAAGAAATAGTGGCCAAGAAACTCCAGTCGTGTTGGGCCTGACTCATATGCCAGACAAGTCAATTATTGCACTAAACATGTTGGGACAGTACATGATCCTCACAGGGTTTGTCGGAGTCGGAGTTGCCGGAATATACGCGTTGAAAACAAGAAAGTCTAGTTAAGATAGCTGTCTAGCTCTGTTAGGCCGTCAACTACACCCTTGTAGTTTTCGTCATTTTCCATGAATTTTGCCAGCTTGTCAGAGTCAACCGAATAGGTATTGCCAGACAAAATGACAAATCCGGTTCCTGCAAGATATGCCAGTCTGGTTTTAATTTCAGATTCCTCTATTCCAAGGCTTGAGGACAATACTGTAGATTCCTTTGGTCCAGACTCCAGTTCCGCCATTATTGTTGATACATTATAATCAAAGAGTGCTTGTGCTACTTTGGCCTTGTCATATGACATGGTTTTGGTTAGTTTTTTGACCCTAATATCTTCTTGGTGTTGTAAAGATAGTCAATCACTAGGACTTTGTCCATGTTGTTTTGGTTTATGAGGTAGGTTTTGCCTTTGAGAGTTTTTTCCATCTGCTGCACGTATTCTAGCAGTTCTGATTCCTCGCTGACTACAATGGAATCAATTTGGATGTTTTCTCGCAGGCATTTTTTTGCCTCCAACATGGTTCGCTCGTCTACTTTGGAATCGACCTTTTTGTACCTGTAACAAAGGTAGACCTGCGCTCCTTGGGACTGGTCGATTGCAAGCTTTCTTTCCGATTTTATTTTGGATAGTAATGGCTCGTTTGGTACATAAAAGTTGGAGTGCGGCTTTTCTGATAGAATTGCATTCTTCTGGGAATCATTGTCAACAAAACAGGCACTGGGCTGGCCGTCGGTAATCATTACGATTCTTTTGTTTTTTGCACTTGTCTTTTGGAGGATCCTTTTTGCTAGCCTAAATGCAGCCTGATAATTTGTATAGTGGAGGAATTCGTCGTTTGCATCATATGTCCTCAAAAAAGGAATGTCAAATGGATTAATCATGGATGCCATCGAGGCAAAACCAATTATTTTGATGGAATCGTTTGGAAAGAACCTATTGTTCAAAACGTAAAGACTCCATAATGCTCGCTTTGCTGCCTCTATTCTGCTCATCCCAGAGCTGCTCAGAGACGATTTCATAGTAGAGCTCAGATCAATACAGTACACAATTGCAGCTCGGACATCTTCGGTTGTCTCAAATTCCTCAAAGTCGTCAATATCCAAGTCCAGAGGAAAGTCAGGTGTTTTTCCTTTCTTTGATAGCCGCCGGATTGTGTTTAGCATGCTGGCATATACATTTAACAGCTTTAGCTCGCCGCCAAGCTCAAATTTTTTTGTGGTGTCAAGTATGGTGTTGCCAGTGCCTATGGATTTTGTCTCATGCAGCCCAAAGTCGCCGGCTTTTATCTCTGCCAGCATATCCTTGAGGATCTGGTTTCCTATTGCAAGGAATCCTTTTTTCGTGAGCCAATTTTTTTCGTCCTTGAGATAGCCGTGCTCTAGCAGATATTTGGTGATGGGTTTTGTATCGTCACTTTTTGGGAATTGGTCGGATTCTGTTTGGGTCTGATCCGAGCTTTCCCCATCAATGTTTCTCTGGAGAATTGACTCTAGTTCCTCTAAGCTTGGCGCCGTTTCCCGCATCGATTGGTTTGCCAGTGACTGGAGCAGTTTTTCTATTGTCTGCGTGTCCAGGTCTTTTGATCTTTCAGAGGATTGCTTTTCTTCTGTGCTTGACTGGTAGACGAATTTTTTTAGATTATGCTGCAACATAGCCCGCGTCTTTTTTGTCTATTATCTTTGGTGTGGAATAATGCAAGCCGTCCAGGATTATTTCTAGGATTGCAGCTTTTAGTTCGGCTTCCGTGTTTGGCGATATTGTAATGTTTTTGGCATGAGTGTCTTTTGCAAGGCTTGACTGTTCTGGTATTATTTGTTCCAGCTTGGATTGAACCAATTTTGATAGATTTGTAAAATTAAGAAGCTGGTTAGAGTAAGAGACTTGGCCGTTCTGCCAGACCATTCCCTGTGATACTTGGAATGTTTTGCCAGAGAATTCCTGTTTTATTGCATCAAGTGTTTCTTGCTGTATATCTTGGATGTATTCTAGGCATGTTTCGCGAATGGAATCGCCAAGAATAAAGTCGAATATTTTTCTGCGGTTTTCTAGCGTGTCGTCAATTTCGGATAGTTCAAACTTGGCAATCTGCCCTAGGCAATACATATCAGAGTGTCGCGGAACGGGAATTACTTTGTGAGGTATGGCGCGAGTTCTCTCTGATTCTCCAACTAGCAACTCTAGTCCATGAATTCCAAATCTCACACTGACTCCTTTTGCCTGGTTGATCTCGGAATTTACGCGAGCCTTGTGTACTAGTCTTGCCAGAGTTTTTAGTATAAAGACAGGAACAAGGCAGCTTGCAAGTTTTGCCTCTTGTAGAATAATTTGCATTTCATGTTCTATTGTTTTTGGATAGTGTGTGTGTATGTGGGATTTTAGTCTGTCATATAGCGGCTCTATTATTTTGCCAGAATGAGTATAATCAATTGGGTTTGCAGTTGCAAAAAACACAGTATTTGGCTCAAAAATTATTGGATACGAACCTGTGGTGTATCTTCCCTCTTGCAATACAGACAATAATGCTACCTGCTTTCTTGGATCCAGAACAGGAAGCTCATCAATACAAAAGATTCCGTGCTTTGCCTGGAGCAGCTGTCCCGGGGAATACGAGTCGATTTTGTACATTTCGACTCCCTTTTTTGCAACCTTGATTGCGTCGATATAGCCAACCAAGTCCTTGACAGAAATGTCTGGTGTTGCCAAGACATAACGGAATCTCTGCGAGCCTTCTATCCAGTTAATCTTAGTATCCAGCTTGTTGTCTTGGATTTTTTTTGTGCTCTCTGGGCTGATGTGAAATGTTGTTGATGCGCCTGAGAGTTCTTGTCCTTCTAATAATGACACAAGATCGTCTTGTGGCAGATCCATTGGGGTGTCATTTGTAATGGAACCATCAATTACTGGAATTGGTGATAGGAGGTTTTTTGCAATGACCTCGACTAGTCTTGTTTTTGCCTGGCCTATTTGCCCAATCAAAAACACATCATGGCATGACAAAATAGCTCTGTCCAATGCAGGAACAACAACATCGTCATAGCCCACAATTCCCGGATATTTGATTCCGTTTTCATTTATTGCGCGAATTAGATTTTGTCTGAGCTGCTCTTTAGCGTCCAATAACCTATAGCTGATTTCTAGTAGATCGCCAATCGTTTTGAGCGACTGGTAATCTTCTGGCAGGCCTGCCTTAATCTGCGTGTACTTTGGTTGCGAACCATAACACTTTGAGACTAGCTGCGAGGCTTCCAAGTGATATTACTTGGTTTATTTTATCTAATAATATTGTGGAGATGCCAAAATAGCCAAGGCAGGGTTTTTATCGGGGTCGCTTGGACTCCCCAATTACTTGTCAGCACAAGACTATAGACACATTGTAAGAATTGTAGGAAAGGACATTCCGGGAGACAAAAAGCTCTCAGTAGGCCTAACCCACATCAAAGGTGTCGGATACAACTTTGCCAATGCGATAATCGGTGCACTGGACTTGAACCCAAATAGCAACATTGGTTTTTTGACAGAGTCCCAAGTTGAGTCCATTGAAAAGACACTCAAGGACCCAACTACAGTAAAATTCCCATCTTGGTTACTAAACAGAAGAAAGGATGTTGAGACAGGCACGACCACACATCTTATCACATCAGACGTAGCATTTACAGTTAGAAATGATATTGAACGAGAAAAGCTCTCAAACAGTTGGAGGGGCTTTCGTCACATTTATGGATTAAAGGTTAGAGGACAGCGAACCCGAACCACTGGTCGTAAAGGAGCATCAGTCGGTGTAAAGAAGGGAGGAAAAGTGCTACCTGCAGGAGCTGCACCAGCAGCTGCACCAGGAGCTGAAGCGCCATCTGCCCCAGCTGCAGGAGCTGCACCAGCAGCCAAGCCAGCTGCAGGAGCTGCACCAGCAAAACCAGCCGCGGCCTCAGCTGCAAAACCAGCTGCTCCAGCAAAGAAATAGAGGGAATGTGAATGGGAGATCCAAAATATCCAAGCCGAGTCTGGAAGAAACCAAAGCGTCCACTGAACTATGACTTTATGATGGAGGATCTCAACACACTTGGCAATTATGGTCTAAAGAATAAGCGTGAATTATGGAAGGCAAGAACCGAATTATCTAGGGTAAGGCACCAAGCAAGATCACTACTTGCACTCAGACAAGAAGTTCGTGCACAAAAAGAACCAATCCTGATGAAGTCACTTGCAAAGATTGGCCTCGTAAAAGATGATGCAACACTTGATGACGTATTGAACTTGGCAGTGAACAGCCTACTCGATAGAAGACTGCAAACAATAGTCCAGAGAAAGTTCACATTAAAGACACCGTACCAAGCAAGACAGGCAATTGTCCACGGCCACATCACAATTGGCGACAGAGTCATCACAGTCCCATCATATACAGTAACAGTAAAAGAGGAAAACATCATACAATTGTCACCAAAATTCAAGTTCCAGGCACCTGCCCCAGCATCCGAGCCCGAAGTAAAAGAAGAAGTGCCTGCAGAACAATCATAAGACAAGCTTATCTTTAATACACCATTTTAGTAGATCAGTACAGAAAATGTGTTCTATTATCGGCTATTATGGCGACTTGCCGGCAGCGCCAATTTTGGT
It encodes the following:
- a CDS encoding VWA domain-containing protein; the protein is MLQHNLKKFVYQSSTEEKQSSERSKDLDTQTIEKLLQSLANQSMRETAPSLEELESILQRNIDGESSDQTQTESDQFPKSDDTKPITKYLLEHGYLKDEKNWLTKKGFLAIGNQILKDMLAEIKAGDFGLHETKSIGTGNTILDTTKKFELGGELKLLNVYASMLNTIRRLSKKGKTPDFPLDLDIDDFEEFETTEDVRAAIVYCIDLSSTMKSSLSSSGMSRIEAAKRALWSLYVLNNRFFPNDSIKIIGFASMASMINPFDIPFLRTYDANDEFLHYTNYQAAFRLAKRILQKTSAKNKRIVMITDGQPSACFVDNDSQKNAILSEKPHSNFYVPNEPLLSKIKSERKLAIDQSQGAQVYLCYRYKKVDSKVDERTMLEAKKCLRENIQIDSIVVSEESELLEYVQQMEKTLKGKTYLINQNNMDKVLVIDYLYNTKKILGSKN
- a CDS encoding 30S ribosomal protein S13, producing the protein MSAQDYRHIVRIVGKDIPGDKKLSVGLTHIKGVGYNFANAIIGALDLNPNSNIGFLTESQVESIEKTLKDPTTVKFPSWLLNRRKDVETGTTTHLITSDVAFTVRNDIEREKLSNSWRGFRHIYGLKVRGQRTRTTGRKGASVGVKKGGKVLPAGAAPAAAPGAEAPSAPAAGAAPAAKPAAGAAPAKPAAASAAKPAAPAKK
- a CDS encoding 30S ribosomal protein S4, translating into MGDPKYPSRVWKKPKRPLNYDFMMEDLNTLGNYGLKNKRELWKARTELSRVRHQARSLLALRQEVRAQKEPILMKSLAKIGLVKDDATLDDVLNLAVNSLLDRRLQTIVQRKFTLKTPYQARQAIVHGHITIGDRVITVPSYTVTVKEENIIQLSPKFKFQAPAPASEPEVKEEVPAEQS